One Brassica napus cultivar Da-Ae chromosome A1, Da-Ae, whole genome shotgun sequence genomic region harbors:
- the LOC106422510 gene encoding membralin-like protein At1g60995, whose product MDPEQTFIRVQERFSQILNPRIRALLEYTFLFVAITLFSILVVMHANYVQQPGCSSELTGVELSEAELLQIKITSAGLWSRTDESTAAHVPQVEASADNLEQVSKNDQESCPSEENADDTFVKIDKEEPRSSFSVSAKETVRAAILRFPKKFYRRISFVLQHTARFLSGVRKIWNVIAIPLNLNLPKLFHVLYMDKVNYYAVQWLERRTQEFEPTYLYTMEKGYFLLPDEAKSRHNIRTANVSISARHPCFGNRWQQLTINRVVGYDTIIMNSLQNSAGQGYMYNFQTREFYNLSYSQELSEGSSQFGDYLVTKCGVLMMSLFVFFTTTMSVSFTLRETQTRMLKFTVQLQHHAQHRLPTFQLIFVHVIESLVFVPIMIGILFFLFEFYDDQLLAFMVLVLVWLCELFTLISVRTPISMKFFPRFFLLYFLVFHIYFFSYAYGFSYLALMTTAAFMQHLILYFWNRFEVPALERFLQSRQSHLHQHPDFHITSSTILASTLHITRLNRTTRNRAPSGPNNPTPNQNTESRSPAAVADAGDENQMQNQPQEVNTANAIPVEPNPHAGAMSSFSSMLLRILGGASSEGFNSFLSMFRDVRDEDEAQVFADTSPPNPHHDTLLVD is encoded by the exons ATGGATCCGGAGCAGACGTTTATAAGGGTTCAGGAGAGGTTTTCACAGATCTTAAATCCAAGGATTAGGGCTTTGTTAGAGTATACGTTCCTCTTCGTCGCCATCACTTTGTTCTCCATCCTTGTCGTTATGCACGCCAACTATGTTCAGCAG CCTGGTTGTTCAAGTGAGCTGACTGGAGTAGAGTTATCTGAAGCAGAGCTTTTACAAATCAAG ATAACAAGCGCGGGGTTGTGGTCACGTACTGATGAAAGTACCGCTGCTCATGTTCCTCAAGTTGAAGCTTCAGCTGACAACTTAGAACAAGTCTCAAAGAATGATCAAG AAAGCTGTCCTAGTGAAGAGAATGCTGATGATACATTTGTCAAAATTGACAAGGAAGAGCCCCGGAGTAGTTTCTCCGTGTCTGCAAAAGAGACTGTCAGAGCAGCTATTCTTCGCTTTCCCAAAAAGTTTTATAGGCGCATATCTTTCGTTTTGCAGCATACAGCACGGTTCCTCAGTGGTGTTAGAAAAATATGG AACGTTATTGCCATACCGCTGAATCTTAATTTGCCCAAATTGTTTCATGTGCTGTATATGGATAAGGTCAACTACTATGCAG TTCAATGGCTTGAGAGAAGAACTCAAGAGTTTGAGCCAACATATCTATATACTATGGAAAAG GGTTACTTTTTGCTGCCTGATGAAGCAAAGTCACGGCATAACATTCGCACTGCAAATGTAAGCATATCAGCACGGCATCCCTGCTTTGGCAACAG GTGGCAGCAACTTACTATAAACAGAGTTGTAGGATATGATACAATTATAATGAATAGCTTGCAGAACTCTGCTGGTCAAG GTTACATGTACAACTTTCAGACAAGAGAGTTTTACAATCTTAGTTACTCCCAAGAGCTTTCTGAAGGTTCTTCGCAATTTGGAG ATTACTTGGTGACAAAATGTGGTGTCCTTATGATGTCTCTGTTTGTGTTTTTCACAACCACAATGTCTGTGTCATTCACTTTGCGAGAGACACAAACTCGCATGTTGAAGTTCACAG TGCAGCTTCAACACCATGCTCAGCATCGGTTACCAACGTTTCAGTTGATCTTTGTGCACGTGATTGAATCCCTCGTCTTTGTCCCG ATAATGATTGGGATTCTCTTCTTCCTGTTTGAGTTTTACGACGATCAGCTATTAGCTTTCATGGTCCTAGTTCTTGTCTGGCTATGCGAATTATTCACCCTGATAAG TGTTAGGACACCAATATCGATGAAGTTCTTCCCGCGTTTCTTTTTGCTCTACTTCTTGGTGTTCCACATTTATTTCTTCTCGTATGCATATG GTTTTTCTTATCTAGCGCTAATGACAACCGCTGCATTCATGCAACACTTGATTTTGTATTTCTGGAACCGTTTTGAG GTACCGGCACTTGAGAGGTTCCTTCAAAGCCGACAGTCGCATCTTCACCAACATCCAGACTTCCACATCACTTCCTCAACAATCCTAGCGTCAACTCTTCACATCACAAGGCTGAACAGAACAACAAGAAACCGAGCTCCGTCTGGTCCAAACAACCCAACCCCAAACCAAAACACTGAATCAAGATCTCCAGCAGCAGTAGCGGATGCAGGAGACGagaatcaaatgcaaaatcaACCGCAAGAAGTGAACACAGCAAACGCCATTCCTGTAGAGCCTAATCCGCACGCAGGCGCTATGAGCTCGTTCAGCTCGATGTTACTACGGATTTTAGGCGGTGCTTCCTCAGAAGGATTTAACTCGTTTCTCTCGATGTTTAGGGATGTGAGAGATGAAGATGAAGCTCAAGTGTTCGCAGATACTTCCCCTCCGAACCCTCATCATGATACTCTTTTAGTGGACTAA
- the LOC106403498 gene encoding putative nuclease HARBI1, with amino-acid sequence MGLKDTRYVSVEEMLATFLFIVGQNSRYIQAQDRFKRSRFSISTSFHTILKVLNALAPSYMAKPETTVPPKIRDSTRFYPYFKDCVGAIDGTHILAMISGKDSSSYRNRKGQLSQNVLAACNFDLEFIYVLSGWEGSAHDAKVLQDALTRNFNRLQVPEGKFYLVDCGYANHRNFLAPFRSTRYHLQDFKGQGKDPVNQNELFNHRHSSLRNVIERIFGIFKSRFLIFKSAPPFPYKTQAKLVLACVVLHNYLRKECRSDVFPEEVVVADDNESDVQEIGEDENMDDDVQNGTQEQQRVNANNWRANIAATMWTDAMHMGS; translated from the exons ATGGGATTAAAAGATACAAGATATGTTTCAGTTGAAGAAATGCTAGCCACCTTTTTGTTCATTGTTGGTCAAAACTCAAGGTATATTCAGGCTCAAGATAGATTCAAGAGGTCAAGATTCTCAATAAGTACGAGTTTTCATACAATTCTGAAAGTGTTAAACGCACTTGCTCCAAGTTACATGGCCAAGCCTGAAACAACAGTGCCTCCAAAGATAAGAGATAGCACACGATTCTATCCTTATTTTAAG gATTGTGTAGGAGCTATTGATGGAACACATATTCTTGCGATGATAAGTGGAAAGGATTCATCTAGCTACCGCAATCGAAAAGGACAACTATCACAAAATGTTTTAGCTGCATGCaattttgatttagaatttatatatgTTCTTAGTGGATGGGAAGGTTCAGCTCATGATGCTAAAGTATTACAAGATGCTTTAACAAGAAATTTTAACAGATTACAAGTTCCAGAAG GAAAATTCTATTTAGTCGACTGTGGATACGCCAATCATCGTAATTTTCTGGCTCCATTTCGAAGTACTCGCTATCATCTTCAAGATTTTAAGGGACAAGGCAAAGATCCTGTGAATCAAAATGAGTTGTTCAATCATCGTCATTCATCCTTGCGAAATGTGATTGAGAGAATTTTTGGCATCTTTAAGTCAAGATTCCTCATCTTCAAATCTGCTCCACCATTTCCGTATAAAACACAAGCAAAGTTAGTTCTTGCATGTGTTGTTCTACATAATTATCTTCGTAAAGAATGTCGTTCAGACGTGTTTCCTGAAGAAGTTGTTGTCGCTGATGATAATGAAAGTGATGTTCAAGAAATAGGTGAAGATGAGAACAtggatgatgatgttcaaaatgGCACTCAAGAACAACAAAGAGTGAATGCTAATAATTGGAGAGCAAATATAGCAGCAACCATGTGGACAGATGCTATGCATATGGGATCTTGA
- the LOC106404965 gene encoding uncharacterized protein At2g29880-like, producing MQAKVLLDKYASQVTFQTMGDPKDVKGKGQYHSWSGPEHKLLLRLLVDAINQGFRDASGKFNKLTVESRILTTLQQEVGSKKTYGQYKNRMKILKGRYQVFADFLRCSSGFGWDSETKKFTADDEVWKVYLQAHPNNKYLRDDSFEDFEELRTIFEQNTATGQNAVGLGDSVDAGSYQFEENEKTNDNNFVHVIDEGGGIEHQQTYEPSSRKSIGEKLSHRKKARTDSYNSERVCEEVTEISSQIFDMIQKRWVKEAEEKEAEDKANNVWDAIKEIPDLDDDLRYEAMTLVHTLGMKSGFVNMSITDRCGWIKRNLRKPSG from the exons ATGCAAGCTAAGGTACTGCTTGACAAGTATGCAAGCCAAG TTACCTTCCAAACAATGGGAGATCCAAAAGACGTAAAAGGTAAAGGTCAATACCACTCATGGTCTGGACCTGAGCACAAGTTGTTATTGAGGTTACTAGTGGATGCAATCAATCAAGGTTTTCGTGATGCCAGCGGCAAATTCAACAAACTGACGGTCGAATCCAGAATACTAACAACTCTACAGCAAGAAGTTGGATCTAAAAAAACCTACGGTCAGTATAAAAATAGGATGAAAATCTTGAAGGGTAGGTACCAAGTGTTTGCAGATTTTCTTCGTTGTAGTTCTGGTTTTGGGTGGGACTCTGAAACGAAAAAATTCACAGCAGATGATGAAGTATGGAAGGTCTATCTGCag gctCATCCAAATAATAAATATCTGCGTGATGATTCGTTTGAAGATTTTGAAGAGCTAAGGACTATATTTGAACAGAATACTGCAACTGGGCAGAATGCTGTGGGACTAGGTGATTCTGTTGATGCAGGATCCTATCAATTTGAAGAGAACGAGAAGACAAATGATAATAATTTTGTCCACGTGATAGATGAGGGAGGAGGAATAGAACACCAGCAAACATATGAACCTTCATCAAGAAAAAGCATTGGAGAAAAGCTTTCACATAGAAAGAAAGCTAGGACGGATTCATATAACTCGGAAAGGGTTTGTGAGGAAGTTACAGAAATCAGTAGCCAAATTTTTGACATGATTCAGAAAAGATGGGTGAAGGAAGCTGAAGAAAAAGAAGCTGAAGACAAAGCTAACAATGTTTGGGATGCTATCAAGGAAATTCCTGACTTGGATGATGATTTGCGTTATGAGGCGATGACCCTTGTTCACACCTTAGGCATGAAATCTGGTTTCGTGAATATGTCCATAACAGATCGTTGTGGATGGATTAAAAGAAATCTCCGTAAACCAAGTGGCTGA